One stretch of Hymenobacter chitinivorans DSM 11115 DNA includes these proteins:
- a CDS encoding ABC transporter ATP-binding protein yields the protein MIEVHNVQKSFNGNPVLKGITCTFETGKCNLLLGGSGTGKSVLLQCIVGLMKPDLGSITFDGLVFTNNKVDIKQEIRRKIGMLFQGGALFDSMTVFENTEFPLKMLTPEMSKEERRDRVEFCLKRVGLENAGNKMPSEISGGMKKRVGIARAIAPNCTYLFCDEPNSGLDPATSIKIDELIYEITHEYKITTVVITHDMNSVVEIGDHIIYLHQGRKLWDGNKDEILNTTVPELKEFIFSSSLVRAAKKVDEETEGGLAAATADDAYNI from the coding sequence ATGATTGAAGTTCATAACGTTCAGAAGTCGTTCAACGGCAACCCCGTGCTGAAGGGCATTACCTGCACCTTCGAGACGGGCAAGTGTAACCTGCTGCTCGGGGGTTCGGGCACGGGCAAAAGCGTGCTGCTACAGTGCATCGTGGGCTTGATGAAGCCCGACTTGGGCAGCATCACCTTCGACGGGCTGGTGTTTACCAACAACAAGGTGGACATCAAGCAGGAAATCCGGCGCAAAATCGGGATGCTGTTTCAGGGCGGGGCGTTGTTCGACTCGATGACGGTGTTCGAAAACACCGAGTTTCCGCTCAAGATGCTCACCCCCGAAATGAGCAAGGAAGAACGGCGCGACCGGGTCGAGTTCTGCCTCAAGCGCGTAGGCCTGGAAAATGCCGGCAACAAGATGCCCTCCGAAATTTCGGGGGGCATGAAAAAGCGCGTCGGCATTGCCCGCGCCATTGCCCCCAACTGCACCTACCTGTTCTGCGACGAGCCCAACTCCGGCCTCGACCCGGCCACCAGCATCAAGATTGACGAGCTCATCTACGAAATTACCCACGAGTATAAAATCACCACCGTCGTCATCACCCACGACATGAACTCGGTGGTCGAAATCGGGGACCATATCATCTACCTGCACCAGGGCCGCAAGCTCTGGGACGGCAACAAGGATGAAATCCTGAACACCACGGTGCCCGAGCTCAAGGAGTTTATTTTCAGCAGCAGCCTGGTGCGGGCCGCCAAGAAGGTGGACGAGGAAACCGAAGGCGGCCTGGCCGCCGCCACCGCCGACGACGCCTACAATATCTAA
- a CDS encoding MlaE family ABC transporter permease yields MVKTFGEFLLFMQSMLVRKERLGTLWQRTLDEAILIGIDSVFIVAIVSAFIGAVTCVQIAYNLVNPLIPKSTIGFMVREMTILELAPTITSIVLAGKVGSSIAGGLGTMRITEQVDALEVMGINSASYLVLPKIVAAMLMFPLLVILAMVLSIMGGYLAGTLSGAMSAQEYVEGIRTDFVPYNIVFALIKSVVFAFLVSAISSYKGYYTKGGALEVGAASTGAVTNSIIAILLADYVLAAVLL; encoded by the coding sequence ATGGTTAAAACCTTCGGTGAATTTCTGCTCTTCATGCAAAGCATGCTGGTGCGGAAGGAACGGCTGGGTACGCTCTGGCAACGCACCCTCGATGAAGCCATTCTCATCGGCATCGACTCCGTCTTTATCGTGGCCATCGTTTCGGCCTTTATCGGGGCCGTTACCTGCGTCCAGATTGCCTATAACCTGGTTAATCCCCTGATTCCCAAGTCCACCATCGGCTTCATGGTGCGCGAAATGACGATTCTGGAGCTGGCTCCCACCATTACCAGCATCGTGCTGGCCGGCAAAGTCGGCTCCAGCATTGCCGGCGGCCTGGGCACGATGCGCATCACCGAGCAGGTCGATGCGCTGGAAGTAATGGGCATCAACTCGGCTTCTTACCTGGTGTTGCCCAAGATTGTGGCCGCCATGCTCATGTTTCCGCTGCTGGTTATTCTGGCCATGGTTCTCTCCATTATGGGCGGTTACCTGGCCGGCACCTTGTCGGGCGCCATGTCGGCCCAGGAGTACGTGGAAGGCATCCGCACCGACTTTGTGCCTTACAACATTGTCTTCGCCCTGATTAAATCAGTAGTTTTTGCCTTCCTCGTGTCGGCCATTTCCTCGTACAAGGGCTATTATACCAAGGGCGGCGCCCTGGAAGTAGGCGCGGCCAGCACCGGCGCCGTTACCAATTCCATCATTGCCATCCTGCTGGCCGACTACGTGCTGGCGGCCGTCCTTCTTTAG